CTTCCAACTCACACACTGTCCACTTTGAGCCGATTTTGCTACCCTTTGTTCTTTGATGCCATGCTATTGGCACTCTGCCGGGACCTCGATCTTTCGTAGGATCTGGCCACAAACGACTCAACGGCCTCATCGTTCTCAGAACTATTTCGAAACCGCCTGGCAACCAGCGAAGAGCTCGGCGCCGCTGACACAAAGGACGAGACCCAGCCCAGCAATGATCTTCATTGCCCAGAGATCGGTATTCCCGACGACGGAGTGGTATCGACGCTATAATGTTTGATTTGTGCTTGTCACCTGGACAACTTTGGCACTGGCTAGATAGTTCATCGATGTGGCGTTTATatgctcaacaccaaccgCTTTTGGATATCTTGAATTCCAGTCCATCTCTTAACTACCCGcaaccaccatcatcgcACGGTTTTCAGTATTTCGACTTGCTTCCGTCTTCTAAAGTGAAGGTACTCCTCGAGCGGCCTCAGAGAGGCTTTGATTTTTGTCTTTGGTATCTCGACGAGTTGTCAGGAATTCGCTGTGCAGCTCCTACAACATTGGGGCTCCCACTTACACCTCGTTTCACGGAACTATTTTCTCGATACCTTCATTGTCTTACCAATCAATCTATGGGGCGACTCAGAATTGTGTCTCTTTGCCCCTACCTGTCAGGGGAGACCATAAAAGACACTTTCACGTCACTCTGTCATACGTGGGCCCCAGTTCACTCATGAGACTGACCACGAGGAGCTGAGCTGATAAGGCACCATTTTGGCAACAGAATATTGGCATATTGGCCACACAAACTTTGGCCACGCCACGCGCGCCGCCGCTCTCAGTCCGGACTCTTATATTGTAACGCCCCCAGAACCGCCCCCCATCCATTCTGCCTCTAGGCCACGACCATAACCCCAGACACGAGCCTTCGGGCTACCTTGACTGAAGAATATCACTTGCCGCCATGGCTGCTTTGCTGCCTCAACCAATTCATACAGCCACTTCGTCGCCTTGGCCTTCACGAACCTCATCACTATCCATGTCGCCACGGATGGAGACATGCCGTGCTTCAGTCACAGAGATTAACTCACCGGAATGGCTTCCCCAGGCTCTGTCGGAGACTCTGCACGTTCTGCCTTACACTTCCACAGAGTGGGCGAAGGTGATTTCGGATGTCAAGAGAGAATATCTTAACCGTCGTTATCGTCCCTGTGCGACCCGCTGCAGTGAAATCCTGGACAATCTCAAAGATTTCGTGAGTTATCCTTTATCAACAATGGCAAAACAATTCTAATGAGAACCAGAGCATTGTTGAGCCAGCATATCTGATTTATCTTCACTTTTACGCAGCCAACTCACAAGAGATGCTTGCTCGTGCACTTCATCAAGCCGCCCCAGCACGAACCACACTCCCTCACCAGGCTCGGGACCATTATCAGCGTGCCTCAACACTCATCAATGCTGCAGACTCAACCGTTGGTCCAGCTCTACTGAGAAGACCGTCTGGCACTACTACAACATTGCCAAGCCTCCACTCTGCCGATAGCTCTGTGAGCTCCTATGTATCGTCAACATGGACCTCTTCTCACAGTGTATCTCCGGCATCATCTATCTCATCGATACAAAGCGTGCCCACTTCTAAGCGTAAGAAGAAGCGAGTGACTTTCAGCGATGTGCCCGTGGAGCTTCTCGAACGTCCGGACTCACCAACGCTTGGCCTAGGCAGCTTTTTAGGACCTGCTCGTTCAACATCCCCAGAAAGTTATGGGGGAGATTCATTTCCTGTACCAGCACCTCTGCGGTCATTGACTCAAGCGCCTCGGTCAATCCTCACTCCACGTTCAGCACAAAATGAGGTCTCCCCTTCTACAGACGCAGAGCTTGACCCCTTCCGCCATGCTCGCTCTGTCCACCGCTACAGTGCCCTCTTAACAAGCCTGCAGCGCCAAGTCTTTCGAcacatcaacttcatcgagTCAGAGCTCGGCCAACAGCACACTACCCCCCCGTATGAAGACATACCTCCGTTGCCTGTCACCGTGAAGACGGTCGCCTCTGCGTCCACTACGCCGAAAGCCGACAAGACGCGCTCACCGGAGCTACAGGCACGGATAGAGCGACTCCGTGCTCAAGGCTGGGAACGCAAGCGATTCGATGCGCGTCGGTATGCCGAACTTCGCGAGAGTGCTTCGGCAGATATGAACAACTAAACTCTACCTATTTCAGTCGCTAATCGGTTACATTTGTCGAACCAATGTTTATGAGAATGAAGGCGGATGGTTGCTCCTTTCATCATGTATTGTATGCTTATGAGATTGAATGATATCACGAGGAGAGATGATACGCTTGACGCGTGGCTCGGGATCGAATAACGACGGTTATTTGTATTAGCACACCAAAGACTGGATCTTTTTAGCTTATTATGACGGAAAAGTCAGGGGAAGATCACACAAGATTGTTGGTCCACTGGGAGGCTACCGAATATAGAGCATTTATTTACTCTGCACTATGATCTGAGTGAAAAACATGGAACTCATTTGGGTTATAACTTATCGGCGGCATTCAATTCCCACCTTTTTTAATCCCAAAGAATATTTCCGAAACAAAATAACAACGCTTTCAACCCAAGGAGTCGCATCACTCTTTGCGACCAAGTCCAACCCGTCTTTTCCATCCGTGTTATTGCCCTTTCTTTGTGCATCTTGTGAGGACTCAGGCTGCCATCCATATCAGCGATGTGCCAAGGTCGCCAACCGTGATGCAGTCCAATATGTGTGGAAATTTCTGCAATTGATTGGGATTCTCAATATATTTGGTTAAGCCTGGAAACTTCGACGCTTGGCATCCTTTTCGACCTCTTGAGTGACACGGAGaacttctttctcctccttgtcatcgGCGAGCTTTGCTCTGGCGACCTCGGAGAAGATAGCTGAAAGATCCGAGTTCTCCGGGTCCtcctccatagccttgagcttctcgatacGTGCCTggagcttgatcttctcgatgatgcgccTGAATCGGCTTCTGGCGCGGAAAGACTTGATCTCGGGCAACAAGTTGTAGTCGGTAGCGTTCTCTCCAGTGAGCCAGATATGACCCAAAGCTTCCTGTATCGCGAAGTTAATTCAAAGATTTCCCCTCGTGACGACGGTGATACTCTACCTCACTGGTCCAACGCTGATCAGCATCTGGGTTGATCAGATGCAAGATGAAGTCTTTTGCATCGTTGCTGACGTCCTTCCAGTATCGCTCGTGGAAGACAACCGAGTTCTCAGTGCACTCCCGGATAAGGTCCTGAAGGTTCTCACTGCGGAAAGGTGAGTAACCACAGAGCAAAGTGTAAGTGATGACACCCATGGACCACATATCCACAGGCTTTCCATGACCTTCCTTGCGCATCACCTCGGGGGCAGCATAACCGAAAGAGCCAGCCATGGTCTTGAGAGACTCGCCCTTTCCGTCGAGCATCTTGGCAATACCGAAATCGGCCAATACGAGGTCGGAATCGGGATCTTTGCTTAGGTAAAGGAGGTTCTCGGGCTTGAGATCTGAAAAGCGGGTTAGTTGGTGTCCAAAGATATGCCGTTTGAAGCACTTTACCTCTGTGAACaatgttgttcttgtgaaGGAAATCGACAGCAAGTAGGATTTGCTTAATAGTTTCAGCGGCATCCTTCTCGGTGAACTTGCCCTGCTCGCAAATGCGGTCAAAGAGCTCACCGCCGGTAGCAAGCTGTGTCACGATATAAAACTTGTCCTGAAGACACGGAAAATGTGAGCAACATGGTATGTGGGAAACAGAGAGGGAGGGTAGTGAACTCGGCCAGTTTTCCAAGAACCTGACCTGAGTGGGGATCGGGATGGAGATTTGGGGTTGGATGAGCTTACTCTCGACTCGAACCAGTCAACAAACTTGACAATGTGAGGATGCTTGAGtttctgaagcatctcaagctcgtcgtAGACCATCTGTTCGTTTCCCTTCACATTTCGTTTGAGAATTATCTTGACGGCAACCTTGCCAGTTGGGCCATCAGCCTCCCGGACGACTCCATATGTTCCAGCACCGAGTGTTCGACCAAACCTGTACTTAGCTCTACAGAAGAAAGCATTTGTTAGGAATCATCGGACTTGTGATCGAGGGTCAGGGGAGTTCGGGCGCACTTCTTATCGTAGCTCTCGGGTTGGCCATGAAGCCTGTTCAGCATGCCGGCGACTGCACATGACGACCGTGGTCAGCATATTATCCAGGGTGGTGCAAAGGCTTGTAGACGGGCCTCTGGAAAGTACAACACCAGACGTAAAGGCCAAATCGCCAGAGCGGGGAGGGGAACAAGGCTGTGAATAGTCGCAACTTACAACTCATGGCGGCCGTTTTGGCGGGGTAGAAAGCGACCCGTTTGGGTTTTGGAGATGGTAAGATGGAGGGGAAACGAAGACAAGATCGAGTCTGTCTTTGGCTGATAGGACGAGAAGATATGTATTCGCACGGCAATTCAGTCTCGCACAAAGAGTGTTACAGTAAGTCTGAGAGGGTGAAGCCTCTGGGATAACGAGAGTTATGTAAGAAGAGAAAGTAGGCGACGGTGACGgacaggaggaggacgaggaggaggtcctGGTTAATTAGCTTGCGACACCTACCAACTTTggtagctaggtaggtacctagttacGGGACCCTCCACTGACGACTGACGACTGACGGGACAGTGGGCAGACCTGGGGGCCGTGAGGCTGTCAGCCCGAGCAGAGAGCGCCGTATGCCACCTTTGGGGGACGGGACTTTAGCACTCAGGCACTTCACTAGCGGGGTGCCACCATGAATGGCTATGGATAATTGGTTGCAAAGGAGTGTGGCTCAGGCATTTACGATCCCTGGGCTGAAGGCATCTCCGGATCCATCTGATGGATGCTGACAGGGAAGAAACCGCACCTGCAATACCGGTAATTGCAGGTGAGGCTGAGCCTTTGTGGATCATGATATCCAGTATCCATTCCTGGAAGCAGTCGTCGAGTTTTCGCCTAGTTCGTGGCTGAGCAGAACAAAACTACTAACCTACCTGCAGTAAGGAGTAGGTACTATCATCGTAATTGATTCGGTTGCTTCTATCCTTTCCAAGGTGGGCAGGTTGCCTCTTAATGCACCCAGCCCTACGAGGCTGCTTACAGCGTCGTTCCATTGGTATTACCAAGGCTACTATGCCTTGCGTGCTATTAGCGTTCACATGCCCTGAAATATGGAGGCCTCAGTAAGTTAGCGGAGGTTATTCAGAACCCTCAACTTAATCGTCTCGCCTTGAAGCTGGAGATCATCAATTTTCATGCGCAATCTGCTGGCTGGCCATCCATCCAGGCAGCGAAAGAAAGCGACCGGATAGGGTCATATCTTATCTAACTAGGTGATCGTCCGTAAGCTAAAGGCACCCTATCTAGCGATTCGCTGCTCACTGTAAGCTAGAcacatgatggatgatgtcCTTTGCGACCAACACATATGGAAATCTCTCAATTGAATTTTATTTAACCTGGGCTGGCAGGTATAATAGTCAAACCCTGGGTGACTGTCATCGACTTACGTGGTACAAAGGTCTACTATAGACACCAGGCCAAAGGTTGAATAGCCGAAATCAGAGTTGATATGACAAGCAGAGGCGAACGACAGCTAAAGAATTGACCCTCGATCCACATTC
This region of Fusarium verticillioides 7600 chromosome 3, whole genome shotgun sequence genomic DNA includes:
- a CDS encoding CAMK/CAMK1/CAMK1-CMK protein kinase, yielding MSFAGMLNRLHGQPESYDKKAKYRFGRTLGAGTYGVVREADGPTGKVAVKIILKRNVKGNEQMVYDELEMLQKLKHPHIVKFVDWFESRDKFYIVTQLATGGELFDRICEQGKFTEKDAAETIKQILLAVDFLHKNNIVHRDLKPENLLYLSKDPDSDLVLADFGIAKMLDGKGESLKTMAGSFGYAAPEVMRKEGHGKPVDMWSMGVITYTLLCGYSPFRSENLQDLIRECTENSVVFHERYWKDVSNDAKDFILHLINPDADQRWTSEEALGHIWLTGENATDYNLLPEIKSFRARSRFRRIIEKIKLQARIEKLKAMEEDPENSDLSAIFSEVARAKLADDKEEKEVLRVTQEVEKDAKRRSFQA